From Anaerohalosphaera lusitana, one genomic window encodes:
- a CDS encoding electron transfer flavoprotein subunit beta/FixA family protein, with protein MAYNCVVLVKQVPDTTRITGEAMNPDGTVNRGALPAIFNPEDLNALELALDIKDKFGGKVTAITMGLPTASTVLKEALYRGADEAILVTDRRCAASDTLATSYILSCAVKKLDPDIILCGRQAIDGDTAQVGPQLAEKLGVAQITYVEKLLQLEEDRIAAKRSFGNGWQEVRGKLPVLLTVVEEANEPRVNVAHRMMKYKNAMSKADVEKQIRAENPDMDDEAFNNAVNAEVTKLENKGILIKQWDLDFLAADLQWCGRDGSPTKVHRIQSVVLAAKGAKDVEATDQGITDMVHELIEDNTIA; from the coding sequence GGCATATAATTGTGTAGTACTTGTTAAGCAGGTGCCCGATACGACACGTATCACGGGTGAGGCCATGAATCCAGACGGTACTGTAAATCGCGGCGCGTTGCCGGCGATTTTCAACCCAGAGGATCTCAACGCCCTGGAGCTTGCTCTAGATATTAAGGATAAGTTCGGCGGCAAGGTGACCGCTATAACCATGGGCCTTCCCACGGCCAGCACTGTTCTCAAAGAAGCACTCTATCGCGGAGCCGACGAGGCTATACTCGTAACCGATAGAAGGTGTGCGGCCAGTGACACGCTGGCGACCAGCTACATTCTCAGTTGTGCGGTCAAAAAGCTCGACCCGGATATCATTCTCTGCGGCAGACAGGCGATTGACGGTGACACCGCGCAGGTCGGTCCTCAGCTTGCTGAAAAGCTGGGCGTCGCACAGATCACATACGTTGAAAAGCTTCTCCAGCTTGAAGAGGACCGCATAGCTGCAAAGCGTTCCTTTGGAAACGGTTGGCAGGAAGTACGCGGCAAACTGCCCGTACTGCTGACGGTTGTCGAAGAAGCCAACGAACCCCGCGTCAACGTGGCTCATCGCATGATGAAATACAAGAACGCCATGAGCAAGGCAGACGTCGAAAAGCAGATCCGTGCCGAGAATCCCGATATGGACGACGAAGCGTTCAATAATGCTGTGAACGCCGAGGTCACCAAGCTTGAAAACAAGGGCATTCTTATCAAGCAGTGGGATCTGGATTTCCTCGCTGCGGACCTGCAGTGGTGCGGCCGAGACGGTTCTCCGACAAAGGTTCACAGAATACAAAGCGTTGTGCTGGCGGCCAAAGGCGCAAAAGATGTCGAGGCCACCGACCAGGGCATTACTGATATGGTACACGAACTCATCGAAGATAACACGATCGCCTAG
- a CDS encoding electron transfer flavoprotein subunit alpha/FixB family protein: MIQVNRSGEVWVFAEQREGDLEDVAIELLSKGRELADQLGVKLAAVLLGDKKAEGLTEKLGHFGADKVYLVVNPLLEHYQTNSYTKVIHDLIHKYEPQVFLCGATVCGRDLAPRVASATKAGLTADCTDLQIGDHEIRRTGEVHKDLLFQIRPAFGGNIIATIINYDRWPQMATVREGVMPMPEPDGNRKVEVVRDEAHLGTQDLALEIINQHIEEKKVNLKGARVIVTGGAGVGSKANFKKIWDLAHCLGAAPGATRAAVDLGFIDHDHQIGQTGTTVRPSLYIAVGVSGAVQHVAGMSDSKKIIAINKDPNAPIFKVAHYKIVGDLNQVVPRMIDSIREKV; the protein is encoded by the coding sequence ATGATACAAGTTAATAGAAGCGGAGAAGTCTGGGTCTTTGCAGAACAGCGCGAAGGCGATCTGGAGGATGTAGCAATTGAGCTGCTGAGTAAGGGCAGGGAACTTGCCGATCAGCTCGGCGTAAAGCTGGCAGCGGTTCTGCTTGGCGATAAAAAGGCCGAGGGTCTGACCGAGAAGCTCGGCCATTTCGGCGCCGATAAGGTGTATCTGGTTGTGAACCCGCTGCTGGAACATTACCAGACCAACAGCTATACGAAAGTTATCCATGATCTGATACACAAGTATGAGCCCCAGGTATTCCTTTGCGGTGCGACAGTTTGCGGACGGGACTTGGCTCCGCGTGTTGCAAGCGCCACCAAAGCTGGTCTAACCGCTGATTGTACCGATCTGCAGATCGGCGACCACGAGATCAGACGCACGGGCGAGGTTCACAAGGACCTTCTGTTCCAGATCAGACCCGCATTCGGCGGAAACATTATCGCTACGATTATCAACTACGACCGCTGGCCGCAGATGGCGACGGTTCGCGAAGGCGTTATGCCCATGCCAGAACCCGACGGCAACCGCAAGGTGGAAGTAGTTCGCGACGAGGCTCACCTGGGCACGCAGGATCTGGCTCTTGAGATCATCAACCAGCACATTGAAGAGAAGAAGGTCAATCTCAAAGGCGCAAGAGTGATCGTTACCGGCGGCGCAGGCGTAGGCAGCAAGGCGAATTTCAAGAAGATCTGGGACCTGGCACACTGTCTTGGTGCTGCACCCGGAGCTACCCGTGCGGCAGTCGACCTTGGCTTCATCGACCACGATCACCAGATCGGCCAGACAGGTACGACTGTAAGGCCGAGCCTTTATATCGCTGTCGGAGTCAGCGGCGCGGTCCAGCACGTTGCGGGTATGAGCGACAGCAAAAAGATCATCGCTATCAATAAGGATCCTAACGCTCCGATCTTCAAGGTTGCACACTACAAGATCGTTGGTGATCTCAATCAGGTAGTGCCCAGGATGATCGATTCGATTCGCGAGAAAGTGTAG
- a CDS encoding acyl-CoA dehydrogenase family protein, producing MANFYKDNDDIRFLFKHLALEEVAELKEEGFRFAKEYEHAPVDSEDAIKNYEMVLDAVGQLSGDFIDPRSEDIDREGTTLTEEGEVIYAEGISESLEALSKAGVMGFTLPHRFGGLNFPQAVYSIATEIVSRADASLMNIFGLQGIAETINAFASEEIKQKYLHQFSTGEVTGAMVLTEPDAGSDLQSCQLQAYQDDDGNWYLDGVKRFITNGCGEVLLVLARSEDRTGGLGLSLFVCNNGPTVHVRRIEDKLGIHGSPTCELFFDKTPCELVGERQRGLVTYVMALMNGARVGIAAQSQGIAEATYRVARDYAASREQFGGPIEKLPAVRDMVIDMKMEIEASRALLYEGSKMVDLEIGYTVSLENGIEDAQKKKDIKKRVRFLKRLNGLLTPLSKYYGSEMSNSVAYDSIQVLGGSGFMRDYPCERYARDARITTIYEGTSQLQVVAAVRGVCGGTFDKYVTELAGKEYDSSVKDLVSTLGDCMEQARKAIAFAKEQGVDYMDLYGRQLVDIASYIINGYLLCGQASSPVEMEVAVAGADGEKISMKDRKRMVARRYVSKNAPKIKALAEQVCTGDTATFSEYEAMVGPVPELG from the coding sequence ATGGCTAATTTTTATAAAGACAATGACGACATCCGGTTTCTTTTCAAGCACCTGGCCCTGGAAGAAGTGGCCGAATTGAAAGAAGAAGGATTTCGGTTTGCAAAAGAGTATGAGCACGCACCTGTAGACAGTGAAGACGCGATCAAAAACTATGAAATGGTGCTCGATGCGGTAGGTCAGCTCAGCGGCGATTTCATCGATCCGCGCAGCGAGGACATCGATCGCGAAGGTACGACCCTGACCGAAGAGGGCGAAGTCATCTATGCGGAGGGCATTTCCGAATCACTTGAAGCGCTGTCAAAGGCAGGCGTGATGGGCTTTACGCTGCCGCATCGGTTCGGTGGTCTGAATTTTCCGCAAGCTGTTTACTCCATAGCTACTGAAATAGTCTCGCGGGCCGACGCTTCGCTGATGAACATTTTCGGCCTGCAGGGTATCGCCGAAACGATAAACGCTTTTGCTTCCGAAGAGATCAAGCAGAAGTATCTGCACCAGTTCTCGACCGGCGAAGTCACAGGTGCGATGGTTCTTACCGAACCTGACGCAGGCTCGGATCTGCAGTCCTGTCAGCTCCAGGCATATCAGGACGATGACGGCAACTGGTATCTGGACGGCGTAAAGCGGTTCATTACCAACGGCTGCGGCGAAGTGCTGCTGGTTCTCGCAAGGAGTGAGGATCGTACCGGCGGTCTCGGCCTGAGTCTGTTCGTTTGCAATAACGGCCCGACGGTACACGTGCGAAGGATCGAGGACAAGCTCGGTATTCACGGCTCTCCCACATGCGAACTGTTCTTCGACAAGACGCCTTGTGAGCTCGTCGGTGAGCGTCAGCGAGGGCTCGTTACGTACGTTATGGCACTTATGAACGGCGCACGTGTCGGTATCGCCGCTCAGTCGCAGGGTATCGCAGAAGCCACATACAGAGTTGCAAGAGATTATGCGGCAAGTCGCGAACAATTCGGCGGCCCAATCGAAAAGCTACCAGCGGTTCGTGATATGGTCATCGACATGAAAATGGAGATTGAGGCCAGCAGGGCCCTGTTATATGAGGGCAGTAAAATGGTCGACCTTGAAATAGGCTATACTGTCTCTCTCGAGAACGGCATTGAGGACGCTCAGAAAAAGAAGGACATAAAGAAGAGAGTTCGTTTCCTCAAGAGGCTAAACGGTCTTCTCACGCCGCTCAGCAAATACTACGGTTCTGAAATGTCTAATTCCGTCGCTTATGACTCCATTCAGGTGCTCGGCGGCAGCGGCTTCATGCGAGATTACCCGTGCGAAAGATACGCCCGCGACGCCAGGATCACGACGATCTACGAAGGCACGAGTCAGTTGCAGGTTGTTGCAGCGGTCAGAGGCGTTTGCGGCGGTACGTTTGATAAGTATGTCACTGAGCTGGCTGGCAAGGAATATGACAGTTCTGTCAAGGACCTCGTCAGTACGCTGGGCGACTGCATGGAGCAGGCTCGCAAGGCTATCGCTTTTGCAAAAGAGCAGGGCGTCGACTATATGGATCTGTACGGCAGGCAGCTTGTAGATATCGCCTCATATATCATTAACGGTTATCTTCTTTGCGGCCAGGCGAGCAGCCCGGTAGAGATGGAAGTAGCTGTTGCTGGTGCTGACGGCGAAAAGATCAGTATGAAAGATCGCAAGAGAATGGTTGCAAGACGCTATGTAAGCAAGAACGCTCCGAAGATCAAAGCACTGGCAGAGCAGGTTTGCACTGGCGATACCGCGACCTTCAGTGAATATGAAGCAATGGTCGGACCAGTACCTGAGCTTGGATAA
- a CDS encoding HAD family hydrolase: MLKAVIFDFDGVMVDSEPLHFKAFQQVLADKGVKLSKEQYYTTYLGYSDYDCVAEVSRDFELELTDSEVEDLIKLKTVAFEDLARQDGCLIEGVREFVSMLCDKGIRMAICSGALRSDIDLLLRSTELTADFETIVTADDVVRSKPDPESYHKVLEGLKAAKTIDSDECVVIEDSHWGLAAARAAGLKCIGVTNTYSAEALDGNADIIVDNLQDLKLDELNKLCSED; this comes from the coding sequence ATGCTTAAAGCAGTAATATTTGATTTTGATGGCGTAATGGTTGATTCGGAACCGTTGCATTTCAAGGCCTTTCAGCAGGTCCTGGCTGATAAGGGCGTGAAGCTGTCCAAAGAACAGTATTACACGACTTATCTTGGCTACAGTGATTACGACTGTGTTGCCGAGGTCAGCAGGGATTTTGAGCTCGAACTGACCGATTCCGAAGTCGAAGACCTGATAAAGCTCAAGACAGTCGCATTTGAGGACCTAGCCCGCCAGGACGGGTGCTTGATCGAGGGTGTACGCGAGTTTGTCAGTATGCTTTGTGACAAAGGTATTCGAATGGCTATCTGCTCCGGTGCTCTGCGAAGTGATATTGATCTGTTGCTGCGCAGCACCGAGCTTACCGCGGACTTTGAGACCATAGTCACTGCTGACGATGTCGTTCGCAGCAAGCCGGACCCGGAAAGCTATCATAAGGTTCTTGAAGGTCTAAAAGCAGCAAAAACTATCGATTCCGATGAGTGTGTCGTGATCGAAGATTCTCACTGGGGATTGGCAGCGGCCAGGGCTGCAGGACTCAAGTGCATCGGCGTTACTAATACATATTCTGCCGAAGCACTGGATGGAAATGCGGATATCATTGTAGATAATCTGCAGGATCTCAAGCTGGACGAACTTAACAAGCTTTGCTCCGAGGACTAG
- the dnaG gene encoding DNA primase, producing MRFDGNLKDRIQQANDIVDVISEHLRLERKGKELAGLCPFHQDHRPSMMVSPEKQIFKCFACGAGGDVIKFVQLRENLSFPEALERLAERANIPIERNRGQSDRSDSAQSGPGKKVLVRANGWALKLWQRNIWDEQKGEIARNYVHGREISESTAREWGLGFALDSWDDLCRAAKVSKVPEQVLIEGGLAVERDSGGIYDKFRNRLMFPIADVTGRVIGFGGRTLGDAPAKYMNSPATALFDKSNSVYGLDKARHEIVQTGTAVVVEGYTDVIMCHQFGCKNVIATLGTSFTSGHARLLQRYAKQIVLVFDSDVAGMEAANRALEVCLAQKIDIKLAFVEEGKDPCDYLLTAGKEAFLQVIENARDVMEFKWDRLVKGLENSDNLADRRAAAEEYLRSFAAALDSGKIDSISRGLLVNKLSRIIGLSVADINAEIGKMTGRIRKGGSFSVKNQQVRNVSIGEGLKARAQAEMLEVLLNEPKLIEEAQSRVGIDVFDVPVMREIAGKVFAKHGKGQTGVSTVIAEIESPEVSGLVLKLQEAGERKGNYRVRFEEAVEAIEYCRQQREKEQIKASMAEDDRLRELAKMLGKKNHRNPGLTSG from the coding sequence TTGAGATTTGACGGAAACCTAAAAGATCGGATCCAGCAGGCTAACGATATTGTTGATGTGATATCGGAGCACCTGCGTCTTGAACGCAAAGGCAAGGAACTGGCTGGGTTGTGTCCTTTTCACCAGGACCACAGGCCCAGCATGATGGTCAGCCCGGAAAAGCAGATATTCAAATGCTTTGCCTGCGGAGCCGGTGGAGATGTCATAAAATTTGTTCAGCTCAGAGAAAATCTCAGTTTTCCGGAGGCTCTGGAGCGATTGGCTGAACGTGCTAATATTCCGATCGAGCGAAACCGGGGCCAAAGCGATCGATCGGATTCGGCCCAGTCCGGACCTGGTAAAAAAGTACTAGTGCGGGCTAATGGATGGGCCCTAAAGTTATGGCAGCGCAATATTTGGGATGAACAGAAAGGCGAAATCGCCCGTAATTATGTGCACGGGCGCGAGATAAGCGAAAGTACGGCTCGGGAATGGGGCCTGGGTTTTGCCCTCGACAGTTGGGACGATCTTTGCAGGGCAGCGAAGGTTTCTAAGGTCCCCGAACAGGTTTTGATCGAAGGTGGACTAGCTGTAGAACGTGACAGCGGTGGAATTTACGATAAATTTCGCAATCGTTTGATGTTTCCTATTGCGGATGTTACGGGCAGAGTGATTGGTTTTGGCGGCCGAACCCTGGGGGACGCGCCTGCCAAGTACATGAATTCGCCCGCGACGGCGCTCTTTGACAAAAGCAATAGTGTCTACGGCCTGGACAAGGCAAGGCATGAAATAGTCCAAACCGGCACCGCAGTCGTTGTCGAGGGCTACACAGACGTGATCATGTGTCATCAGTTCGGCTGCAAAAATGTGATAGCTACCCTGGGCACCAGCTTTACCAGCGGGCATGCCAGGCTCCTGCAACGCTATGCAAAGCAGATAGTGCTCGTTTTCGACAGCGATGTTGCAGGGATGGAAGCGGCGAACAGGGCACTGGAAGTGTGTCTGGCACAGAAAATAGACATCAAACTGGCCTTCGTGGAAGAGGGCAAGGACCCGTGCGACTACCTGCTCACTGCCGGCAAAGAAGCCTTCTTGCAGGTGATAGAAAACGCCCGTGACGTCATGGAGTTCAAGTGGGACCGCCTTGTAAAAGGGCTCGAAAACAGCGATAACCTGGCGGACAGGCGAGCGGCTGCAGAAGAGTATCTTCGCTCGTTCGCTGCTGCACTGGACAGCGGCAAAATAGACTCCATAAGTCGTGGACTGCTCGTGAATAAGCTCTCACGCATAATCGGGCTAAGTGTAGCCGATATAAACGCGGAAATTGGCAAAATGACCGGAAGAATTCGAAAAGGAGGAAGTTTTTCCGTCAAAAATCAGCAGGTTCGAAATGTTAGTATAGGGGAAGGGCTAAAAGCCAGGGCGCAGGCTGAAATGCTGGAAGTTCTCTTGAACGAACCGAAGCTGATTGAAGAGGCCCAAAGTCGCGTGGGTATTGATGTATTTGACGTGCCGGTCATGAGGGAAATAGCCGGCAAGGTGTTCGCAAAGCATGGTAAAGGACAAACTGGCGTTTCCACGGTGATCGCTGAGATCGAATCGCCCGAAGTCAGTGGACTGGTTTTGAAACTGCAGGAAGCAGGTGAAAGAAAGGGTAATTACAGGGTCCGGTTTGAAGAGGCAGTAGAGGCGATCGAATACTGTCGTCAGCAACGTGAGAAAGAACAGATAAAGGCATCGATGGCCGAAGATGACCGCCTGCGTGAGCTGGCTAAAATGTTAGGCAAAAAAAATCACAGAAATCCGGGACTAACTTCCGGATAG
- the rpoD gene encoding RNA polymerase sigma factor RpoD encodes MKAAKLKKAEETIAAIIDKGKEAGFLTYEQLNDQLPDEAISPNRLDQLLMTLDEMGIKLLDEADIKKSPEDFDESDSDRDLEEKDDILEKTLADGKRIDDPVRMYLTQMGEIPLLSRDEEISLARKIELTRLAFRRKVLENDYCARAAVEILQQVHDGTLPFDRTMKMSTTENLVRAVVKNRLPQNIETVNKLLDENYDLFAKIRDAGDVDKVKAELKQLHRNRRKIATLLEELSLRTSRIQPMMKKLQSMQNKMHQLMKIIDGGPSRDYAEEDIAAMKQELTGLEDLVAETPKQLDKRLRMIESVYAQYEEAKRMLSGGNLRLVVSIAKKYRNRGLSFLDIIQEGNTGLMRAVDKYEYRRGYKFSTYATWWIRQAITRAIADHARTIRIPVHMIETMSKLRTISKNLLQKLGREPTIEEIAKKAEMSVSEARRVMKISKHPFSLDRPIGESEDSYFGDFIEDETVESPVQSATQEMLKERIDDVLKTLTYREREIIKLRYGIGDGYTYTLEEVGRIFKVTRERVRQVEAKAIRKLQHPVRSRKLEGFVDQKSA; translated from the coding sequence ATGAAGGCTGCCAAGCTCAAAAAGGCCGAGGAGACCATCGCAGCCATAATTGACAAGGGTAAGGAAGCTGGATTTCTCACTTATGAGCAGTTGAATGACCAATTGCCTGATGAGGCGATCAGTCCCAACAGGCTCGATCAGTTGCTCATGACGCTGGACGAAATGGGTATCAAGCTCCTCGACGAGGCTGACATCAAGAAGTCACCCGAGGATTTCGATGAGAGCGACAGTGACCGCGATCTCGAGGAAAAGGACGATATACTCGAGAAGACACTTGCCGACGGCAAACGCATCGACGATCCGGTTCGCATGTATCTGACCCAGATGGGCGAGATACCGCTGCTTTCGCGAGACGAAGAGATAAGCCTGGCAAGAAAGATCGAGCTGACCCGGCTTGCTTTCAGGCGTAAGGTCCTCGAAAACGATTATTGCGCACGTGCAGCGGTTGAAATTCTTCAGCAGGTCCATGACGGCACCCTGCCGTTCGATCGAACAATGAAGATGAGCACCACGGAGAATCTTGTCCGGGCCGTGGTCAAGAATCGCCTGCCTCAGAACATCGAGACCGTAAACAAACTCCTCGATGAGAACTATGATCTGTTTGCGAAAATCCGTGATGCCGGTGATGTGGACAAGGTCAAGGCGGAGCTCAAGCAGCTTCATCGCAATCGCCGCAAGATCGCGACCCTTCTCGAAGAGCTGAGTCTGCGAACCAGCAGAATCCAGCCGATGATGAAGAAGCTCCAGTCGATGCAGAACAAGATGCATCAACTGATGAAAATAATCGACGGCGGACCAAGCCGTGACTATGCCGAGGAAGATATCGCGGCCATGAAGCAGGAACTTACAGGTCTTGAGGACCTGGTCGCTGAAACGCCCAAGCAGCTCGACAAACGCCTGCGGATGATCGAGTCGGTCTACGCACAGTACGAAGAAGCCAAGCGAATGCTCTCCGGCGGTAACCTGCGTCTTGTCGTCTCCATAGCAAAGAAATATCGTAACCGCGGGCTCAGTTTCCTGGACATCATTCAGGAAGGCAACACCGGACTCATGCGTGCGGTCGACAAATACGAATACCGTCGCGGTTACAAGTTCAGCACCTATGCGACATGGTGGATCAGACAGGCTATCACCCGTGCCATCGCCGACCACGCCAGGACCATTCGCATACCGGTCCACATGATCGAGACGATGAGCAAGCTGCGTACGATCAGCAAGAACCTGCTCCAGAAGCTCGGCCGCGAACCCACGATCGAAGAGATCGCAAAAAAGGCCGAGATGAGCGTATCCGAGGCCCGCAGGGTCATGAAGATATCCAAGCATCCGTTCAGCCTGGACAGACCAATCGGCGAGAGCGAAGACAGCTACTTCGGCGATTTCATCGAAGACGAAACAGTCGAATCGCCCGTACAGTCCGCGACGCAGGAGATGCTCAAGGAACGCATCGACGACGTGCTCAAGACACTCACCTATCGCGAGCGTGAGATCATAAAGCTGCGTTACGGCATCGGCGACGGCTACACCTATACGCTCGAAGAGGTCGGTCGTATCTTCAAGGTCACCCGCGAGCGTGTCCGTCAGGTCGAAGCGAAAGCGATCCGCAAGCTGCAGCACCCGGTCCGGTCACGCAAGCTCGAAGGCTTCGTCGACCAGAAAAGCGCTTGA
- a CDS encoding fumarylacetoacetate hydrolase family protein, which produces MKLVSFRQDGSESYGVLNERGVVDVPKMLTGPQPPETLLAMLERPDAVSRLGDIAQQASEVIPLSDVELLAPITRPGKLLALAGNYVKHIVEAGKKLGLSESPRKTTVPRPFLMPPNVLTATNTTIPLPCYSETVDYEIELTVVMGRTAKCVSPEEALEYVAGYTIGNDISARTVTFKEDRSERPWDEFFDWLNGKWSDAFFPMGPCLVTADEIGDPQKLDLELKVNGEVRQKANTKDMIFTVADTVSFLSHIMTLEPGDCIATGTPEGVGMASGVFLQPGDEIECSIEKIGTLTNLVGQRPDHKFKPCQQL; this is translated from the coding sequence ATGAAACTGGTATCATTTCGACAAGACGGCAGTGAAAGTTACGGCGTGCTGAATGAGCGGGGCGTAGTCGATGTTCCGAAAATGCTCACGGGTCCGCAGCCGCCCGAGACTCTTCTTGCGATGCTCGAAAGGCCTGATGCGGTCTCAAGGCTTGGAGATATCGCTCAGCAGGCGTCCGAGGTGATACCGCTGTCCGATGTGGAACTGCTGGCTCCAATCACGCGACCGGGCAAACTGCTGGCTCTTGCGGGAAACTATGTCAAGCACATTGTCGAGGCAGGTAAAAAGCTTGGTCTGTCCGAGTCGCCGCGGAAAACGACCGTGCCACGGCCGTTCCTGATGCCGCCCAATGTGCTGACCGCAACCAATACAACCATTCCCCTGCCGTGCTACAGCGAGACTGTTGACTACGAGATCGAGCTGACCGTCGTCATGGGCCGAACCGCTAAATGCGTTTCGCCTGAAGAGGCGCTGGAATATGTTGCGGGCTATACGATCGGCAATGACATCTCAGCTCGAACCGTCACGTTCAAAGAGGACCGGAGCGAACGTCCGTGGGATGAATTCTTCGACTGGCTAAACGGCAAGTGGTCGGACGCGTTCTTTCCGATGGGGCCATGCCTGGTTACAGCGGATGAGATCGGCGATCCGCAGAAGCTGGACCTCGAGCTGAAGGTGAACGGAGAGGTCCGCCAAAAAGCCAACACAAAAGACATGATCTTCACGGTCGCTGATACTGTGTCATTTCTGAGCCACATCATGACGCTAGAGCCGGGGGACTGCATCGCGACGGGAACGCCGGAGGGCGTGGGAATGGCTAGCGGCGTCTTCCTGCAGCCGGGGGATGAGATCGAGTGCAGCATAGAAAAAATCGGGACGCTGACCAATCTTGTGGGCCAACGTCCCGATCATAAATTCAAACCTTGTCAGCAGCTATAA
- a CDS encoding PEP-CTERM sorting domain-containing protein: MKKSLTAVVLILAVSAGTVQAGTSFAGRVVSYDPSTASESGYTNPEAALGQIAVDTGWGATTPFNMPFTSDDFVTIGEGGHLTLELENYLLPGDGFELGVFSYQMFYQDGWPDGGTTDPVDLFRPTQMAVVEVSEGGSDWYALNGGDRIQMDMPAAAYSDAEATIESDFSKPFTVSLSDFDGLGSVQEVLDVFDGSAGGTWLDVSEAGLDRIGYVRFTVPYGDAFELEAVSIASGAIGAAVPEPLSILLLGTGACFLRRRSS; encoded by the coding sequence ATGAAGAAGTCATTGACAGCAGTAGTTTTGATATTAGCGGTATCAGCAGGCACGGTGCAGGCCGGTACTTCGTTTGCAGGCAGGGTCGTTTCTTATGATCCCAGTACCGCGTCGGAGTCTGGTTATACGAATCCTGAGGCAGCATTGGGGCAGATTGCCGTTGATACGGGGTGGGGTGCTACAACGCCGTTCAATATGCCATTTACTTCAGATGATTTTGTGACGATCGGTGAGGGAGGTCATCTTACGCTTGAGCTTGAGAATTACCTTTTGCCAGGGGACGGCTTCGAACTGGGAGTATTCAGCTATCAGATGTTTTATCAGGACGGCTGGCCCGACGGAGGGACGACGGATCCGGTGGATCTGTTTCGCCCGACTCAGATGGCGGTCGTGGAGGTAAGCGAGGGTGGTTCTGATTGGTATGCTCTCAACGGAGGCGACAGAATTCAGATGGATATGCCAGCGGCAGCTTACAGTGATGCTGAAGCAACAATAGAGTCAGATTTTAGCAAGCCTTTTACTGTGAGTCTCAGTGATTTTGACGGGCTTGGTAGTGTGCAGGAGGTTTTGGATGTATTTGACGGTTCAGCGGGCGGCACTTGGCTGGATGTGTCCGAAGCGGGGCTTGATCGTATAGGCTATGTTCGATTCACCGTGCCTTACGGTGATGCTTTTGAGCTGGAAGCCGTTTCGATCGCAAGCGGTGCGATCGGTGCCGCAGTTCCTGAGCCGCTGAGCATCCTTCTGCTCGGAACCGGCGCATGCTTCTTGCGAAGAAGATCCAGCTAG